The Myroides phaeus DNA segment TGACAAGAGAACAATCATTCAGACGTTCTTCCCTACTCAATGGGAAAACCCTCTTGTTCAAAATATAATTAAGAAATTTGAAACTAAATAAAGCTATTCTTTTGAATAGCTTTTTTTCTTATATTCATACTCAAATTTCAAAGGATGTTTTACTTCAGTAATCCTTCGATTAAAAACTACTAACTAAAATGACTAAACGCTACGGATTAATTGGAAAAAATATTGATTATTCTTTTTCAAGAGCCTACTTTGCAGAAAAATTTGATAAGAAAAAAGACAGTAATAGTACTTATGAGAATTTTGATATTGAGAAAATAAGTCTGTTTTCTGACATAATCGAAGCTAATAAAAATATTACTGGCTTAAATGTAACGATACCTTATAAACAATCAATCATTCCTTATTTAGACAGTTTGAGTAAGAAAGCTAAAAAAATAGGAGCTGTAAATACAATTCAGATCACTAAAAAAGGTAAATTAAAAGGATATAACACTGATTGGTATGGTTTCTATCACTCAATTAAGCCTTTGTTGAAAAACAGCCATAAAAAAGCTTTAATTCTTGGTACTGGTGGCGCAAGTAGAGCTATTGAATATGCTTTAAATAAACTTGGTATA contains these protein-coding regions:
- a CDS encoding shikimate dehydrogenase family protein translates to MTKRYGLIGKNIDYSFSRAYFAEKFDKKKDSNSTYENFDIEKISLFSDIIEANKNITGLNVTIPYKQSIIPYLDSLSKKAKKIGAVNTIQITKKGKLKGYNTDWYGFYHSIKPLLKNSHKKALILGTGGASRAIEYALNKLGIKFQFVSRTASEDSLAYKDLNKEILADHTILINTTPVGTYPNIEQYPEVPMEFVTEKHIVYDLIYNPEETMLMKLAKEKGATVKNGYEMLVLQAEKAYKIWNRPFSRD